A genomic stretch from Larus michahellis chromosome 7, bLarMic1.1, whole genome shotgun sequence includes:
- the CUEDC1 gene encoding CUE domain-containing protein 1 isoform X1, with protein MTSLFRRSSSNGSSRGGSSAQELNNSRPARQVRRLEFNQAMEDFKTMFPNMDYDIIECVLRANNGAVDATIDQLLQMNLDSSGCDDSSDSEDSIPAEVTPDGGSRHVAMGGGPLSGFLAATAGSWTPGHHGWLMILERTLEPDSSDEEPPPVYSPPAYESQAFGSRYPGAPPTPPPRTDVPGPGSTPAPGRYRNWNPPLLGNLPEDFLRILPQQTAGTQGSQGCRQPVPRGLVPRGQGSLEQERRWKQYLEDERIALFLQNEEFMKELQRNRDFLLALERDRLKYESKKCKSTSLAVSNDFGFSSVISGDVAPSVTSEAGGAVSDDALFRDKLKHMGKSTRKKLFELARAFSEKTKMRKSKRKHLLKHQVLGTAASTANLLDDVEGHSCDEDFQARRQQLREEEETPKEGQ; from the exons ATGACGAGCCTCTTCCGTCGGAGCAGCAGCAACGGCAGCTCCCGCGGTGGCTCCTCCGCCCAGGAGCTCAACAACAGCCGCCCTGCCAGGCAGGTCCGCCGGCTGGAGTTCAACCAGGCCATGGAGGACTTCAAGACCATGTTCCCCAACATGGACTACGACATCATCGAGTGTGTCTTGAGGGCCAACAACGGCGCCGTGGATGCCACCATCGACCAGCTCCTGCAGATGAACCTGGACAGCAGCGGCTGTGACGACAGCTCGGACTCGGAGGACAGCATCCCCGCCGAGGTAACCCCTGACGGTGGTTCCCGGCATGTGGCTATGGGTGGAGGTCCCCTGTCTGGATTCCTGGCTGCCACGGCTGGCTCATGGACTCCTGGCCACCACGGCTGGCTCATG ATCTTGGAGCGGACCCTGGAGCCCGACAGCTCAGACGAGGAGCCCCCTCCTGTCTACTCCCCTCCCGCCTACGAGAGCCAGGCGTTTGGCAGCCGCTACCCCGGCGCGCCGCCCACCCCGCCGCCCAg GACGGACGTGCCAGGGCCCGGCAGCACCCCGGCGCCCGGGCGCTACAGGAACTGGAACCCGCCGCTCCTGGGCAACCTCCCTGAGGACTTCCTCCGCATCCTGCCCCAGCAGACCGCCGGAACACAG GGCTCCCAGGGCTGCCGGCAGCCCGTGCCGCGGGGGCTTGTCCCGCGGGGCCAGGGCTCTCTGGAGCAGGAGCGGCGGTGGAAGCAGTACCTGGAGGACGAGCGGATCGCGCTCTTCCTGCAGAACGAAGAGTTCATGAAGGAGCTCCAGAGGAACCGGGATTTCCTCCTCGCCCTGGAGAGAG atcgATTGAAATACGAGTCAAAAAAATGCAAGTCGACCAGTCTTGCTGTCAGCAACGACTTTGGTTTCTCCTCCGTAATATCAG GTGACGTAGCCCCCTCTGTAACCAGCGAGGCCGGCGGTGCCGTGTCTGACGATGCCTTATTCAGAGACAAATTGAAACACATGGGAAAAT CCACGCGCAAGAAGCTGTTTGAACTCGCCAGAGCCTTCTCTGAGAAGACAAAGATGAGGAAATCGAAAAGAAAACACTTGTTGAAGCACCAGGT gctggggacagcagctTCCACGGCAAATCTTCTCGACGATGTGGAAGGACATTCATGCG ATGAAGACTTCCAAGCACGGAGGCAGCAGctccgggaggaggaggagacaccAAAGGAAGGGCAGTAA
- the MRPS23 gene encoding small ribosomal subunit protein mS23, translating into MAGNRMQKIGSVFSRTRNLLRVGVIEKPLWFDVYAAFPPLREPVYRVPRPRYGKVKDVVPPIFYQEDEVRARFYRIYGNGPRPFDLLQSNYKSTCQRFVEKFNELKEEGKIEEEKLFEETGKALLASGIILQRRGTDKVAQQDHQGAETRDSVLHQQLQTVLEEIQEKKKDREEQTLESAETQKENPVPS; encoded by the exons ATGGCGGGGAACCGCATGCAGAAGATCGGGAGTGTGTTCAGCCG GACCCGCAACCTGCTCCGCGTCGGGGTGATCGAGAAGCCGCTGTGGTTCGACGTCTACGCTGCCTTCCCCCCGTTGAGGGAGCCTGTCTACCGGGTGCCGCGGCCGCGCTACGGCAAGGTGAAGGATGTTGTCCCCCCCATCTTCTACCAGGAGGACGAAGTGCGAGC GAGATTTTACAGAATTTATGGCAACGGTCCAAGACCTTTCGACCTGTTGCAATCAAACTACAAATCTACTTGCCAGAG GTTTGTTGAGAAATTCAATGAactgaaagaagaaggaaaaattgaggaggaaaaattgtttgaagaaacaggaaaagcccTTTTAGCAAGTGGAATAATTTTACAGAGAAGAGGAACAGATAAA GTAGCACAACAGGATCATCAAGGTGCTGAAACCAGAGATTCTGTGTTACACCAGCAGCTTCAAACTGTGTTGGAAGAgatacaggaaaagaagaaagatcgGGAGGAGCAGACGCTGGAATCAGcagaaacacagaaggaaaatccTGTACCCTCCTAA
- the CUEDC1 gene encoding CUE domain-containing protein 1 isoform X2: MTSLFRRSSSNGSSRGGSSAQELNNSRPARQVRRLEFNQAMEDFKTMFPNMDYDIIECVLRANNGAVDATIDQLLQMNLDSSGCDDSSDSEDSIPAEILERTLEPDSSDEEPPPVYSPPAYESQAFGSRYPGAPPTPPPRTDVPGPGSTPAPGRYRNWNPPLLGNLPEDFLRILPQQTAGTQGSQGCRQPVPRGLVPRGQGSLEQERRWKQYLEDERIALFLQNEEFMKELQRNRDFLLALERDRLKYESKKCKSTSLAVSNDFGFSSVISGDVAPSVTSEAGGAVSDDALFRDKLKHMGKSTRKKLFELARAFSEKTKMRKSKRKHLLKHQVLGTAASTANLLDDVEGHSCDEDFQARRQQLREEEETPKEGQ; this comes from the exons ATGACGAGCCTCTTCCGTCGGAGCAGCAGCAACGGCAGCTCCCGCGGTGGCTCCTCCGCCCAGGAGCTCAACAACAGCCGCCCTGCCAGGCAGGTCCGCCGGCTGGAGTTCAACCAGGCCATGGAGGACTTCAAGACCATGTTCCCCAACATGGACTACGACATCATCGAGTGTGTCTTGAGGGCCAACAACGGCGCCGTGGATGCCACCATCGACCAGCTCCTGCAGATGAACCTGGACAGCAGCGGCTGTGACGACAGCTCGGACTCGGAGGACAGCATCCCCGCCGAG ATCTTGGAGCGGACCCTGGAGCCCGACAGCTCAGACGAGGAGCCCCCTCCTGTCTACTCCCCTCCCGCCTACGAGAGCCAGGCGTTTGGCAGCCGCTACCCCGGCGCGCCGCCCACCCCGCCGCCCAg GACGGACGTGCCAGGGCCCGGCAGCACCCCGGCGCCCGGGCGCTACAGGAACTGGAACCCGCCGCTCCTGGGCAACCTCCCTGAGGACTTCCTCCGCATCCTGCCCCAGCAGACCGCCGGAACACAG GGCTCCCAGGGCTGCCGGCAGCCCGTGCCGCGGGGGCTTGTCCCGCGGGGCCAGGGCTCTCTGGAGCAGGAGCGGCGGTGGAAGCAGTACCTGGAGGACGAGCGGATCGCGCTCTTCCTGCAGAACGAAGAGTTCATGAAGGAGCTCCAGAGGAACCGGGATTTCCTCCTCGCCCTGGAGAGAG atcgATTGAAATACGAGTCAAAAAAATGCAAGTCGACCAGTCTTGCTGTCAGCAACGACTTTGGTTTCTCCTCCGTAATATCAG GTGACGTAGCCCCCTCTGTAACCAGCGAGGCCGGCGGTGCCGTGTCTGACGATGCCTTATTCAGAGACAAATTGAAACACATGGGAAAAT CCACGCGCAAGAAGCTGTTTGAACTCGCCAGAGCCTTCTCTGAGAAGACAAAGATGAGGAAATCGAAAAGAAAACACTTGTTGAAGCACCAGGT gctggggacagcagctTCCACGGCAAATCTTCTCGACGATGTGGAAGGACATTCATGCG ATGAAGACTTCCAAGCACGGAGGCAGCAGctccgggaggaggaggagacaccAAAGGAAGGGCAGTAA